Part of the Deltaproteobacteria bacterium genome, CCGGGCACTCGGCGGGCCAGCGTCCGTCCGAGTTCGTCGACGCGGGCGCGGTCGAGGATCGCGCGATGGCGTGCGCGGTCCAGCGCGGACTCGCGAGCGGCGCGAACGAGTTCCTCGAGTTCGGCCGATTCGAGGGGGCCATCGGCCATTTCCATCGCACGCTCCGCGACGCGTTGGCGGGAGCCGGGGCGACATGAGCGGCGTTCCTGCGGAGGAGGCGGAGGCCCAGGCGCAAGGCACGCGCGAGCGTCTTCTCCGTGCCGCGGCGGCGGTGATCCAGGAAGGCGGGTGGGGCTCGGCGTCGGTCGGGGCGATCGCCCTGCGGGCCGGGGTGGCAGCCGGCACGCTCTACCGGCACTTCGCCTCGAAGGCGGAGCTGTTCGTCGAGGTGTTCCGTGCCGTCTCACAGCGCGAGGTGGCCGCCATGCGCGCCGCCTCGGCGCACGCGGGAAGCGTCCCGGAACGCTTCGAGGCCGTCGTCGCGACGTACGCGGGGCGCGCGCTCCGCAACCGGCGTCTCGCCTGGGCGCTCGTCTACGAGCCTGTGGACCCGCTCGTCGATGCCGAGCGTCTCGCCTATCGACGCGACTACCGCGAGAACATGGCCCGCCTGCTCCGGGAGGGGATCGAATCGGGCGCGATGCCGGTGCACGATGCGGACCTGGCTGCCGCCGCGGTCGTTGGCGTGATCGCCGAAACCCTGGTGGGCCCGCTGTCGCCCGTCGCGGACGTCACGCGGTCGGAGGAGGACATCGTCGCCGCGATCGTGTCGCTCTGCCGGCGGGTCGTCGGGCTGCCGACGCGGACGGATGGTGCCCGTCGCCCGCGTCCGCGGCCGGCCAGCCAGCGACGCCTGCGGCGCCGTCGTCGGGAGAGTGCTCGCTGAGATCGACCGGCGCGGGCCGCGACTTCAGCAGCTTGAAGTTAGCGCACGCCGAGGTGAACCGCCGGGTCGCCGCTCGCGAGATAGCCGTTGTATGCGTAGGAGGGAATAGCCAGGATGAACGCCCGAAGTATGGTTGTCCGACCCTGACATCGCCCATTCCGGGCTCCGGTCCGACAGGCCCGACTCCTCTCAGGTCGGTGCGTGCCCCGAGCGCTTCGAGAAGGCCTACGGGTTGACCGGCCGCCAAGGTGCAGGGCAGCGAATCGCACCTCAGTTTTCGAGCAACGCAACCGTGCCGCCCCCGCCCCAGTCGTGGCTTGCCCCCCGCAGGCGGTCGTAGTACGAGTGTGTATCGCATGGCTCTGAGCCTTCGCCTGGATCCCGAGACCGAGCGGCTCGTGAACCGTTTGGCCCGCACGCGCGGGCAGACGAAGTCCGATGTCCTTCGTGAGGCGCTCCGTGCCCTCGCGCGGGAGCAAGCCGCCCCTCGCTCGGGTCCGACAGTGTACGACGCCATCGCGCACCACATCGGTTGCTTCGACAGCGGAGGGCTGAACCTGTCCGCAAAGACGGGCCGGCGCTTCGCCGTGTTGCTGGCAGAGCGCAAACGTGAGCGGCGTTCTCGTTGACGCGGGACCGTTGGTCGCCCTGCTCGACCGCTCCGACCAGCATCACCGGGCGTGCGTGGAAGTGAGCCGGAGAGTTCGCGGCCCCTTGGTGTCGGTGTGGCCCGCCCTCACCGAGGCGATGTACCTCCTGGGGAACTCCGCCGAAGCGCAGGACGCGCTCTGGGACATGCTGGAGACGCGAGCGGTGCTCCTGGCAACCCTCGACCTGGCGGACGTACCCCGCATGCGGGAGTTGATGCGAAAGTACCGTGACCGGCCGATGGACCTGGCTGACGCTGCGCTCGTACGCGTCGCCGAGCGCGAGAAGATCCGCACCGTGTTCACGGTCGATCGTGGCGACTTCGAGGTCTATCGCCCGTCCCGATCGGGGCGCTTCGCGATCATCCCCAGGTGACGGAGCACCCGTACGGTCGCGCTCGTCGGACACAGATAGCGGAAGGCCTGATCCGTCCGTACGCGGTCCCGCGCAATCCGAACGCGGCGTTCTGCCGCATAGCGAATCAATGGCTTCGAGGAGTGCCGACGATACGAAGCGGACAAAGGGCCGTCCAGAAAGTCTCGGAGCGGTCGCACTCAAGAACACGTCCGAGCTCATCCCGAACCGTTTCGCCGCGGTCCGGGCTTCCGGTGCAGCCGCCCGACTGCAGCCGGGGCCCCGCGGTGCACGTTCCGTCATGCGGTCCGCTGCTTCGCAGCCCACTTTCTCCGGCCAACGCCGTCGGCCTAGAATCTGGCACGCGCGTTGCCTTCGCGTGAGGTGAGCCCATGCCGTTCTTCGGCTTCCTGATGGCAGCCTTCCTCTTCTGCCACTTCAATCGCCGGCTCCGGCACTACCGCCGGCGGATCGGCGACGGCGACACCTGCGGCGACGGGTGGAACCGACAGTGGGGCGAACAGTGGCAACGGCACGCGCGGCGCGCCGCCCGCCGCGCCGCGCGGGAGGCCACGCGATGGGGGCGGCAGGCCGCCGAGCCCGCGAAGTCGCTCTCCCCCGAGGAGGAGGCCCTCCGGCGGGCCCGCCGCCGCGCGGGCGCGCAGGCCGGCTTCTACGCGCACCTGATGAGCTACCTCGGGGTCATCGCCTTCCTCGCCCTGATCAACCTCTTCACCACCCGCTACCCGTGGTTCATCTGGCCCGCATTCGGCTGGGGCATCGGTCTCTTCTCGCACTGGATGGCGGTCTTCGGCTCGCACCTGGTGCGCGAGCGGTACTTCGACCCGGCGGTCGAGCGCGAGCTGCGCCGCGAGCGGGCGACCATGCAGACCGAGAAGCAGGCGAGCATCGACGAGCTGTCGTCCAGCATCGCGCACGAGATCCGGAACCCGATCGCCGCGGCGAAGAGCCTGGTCCAGCAGATGGGCGAGGACCCGACCTCGGTGGAGAACGTCGAGTACGCCAAGGTGGCGCTCGAGGAGCTGGAGCGTGTCGAGCACCGGGTCTCGCACCTCCTCAAGTACGCGAAGGAGGAGGACTACAGCTTCGCGCTGGTCAATCTCGCGAACGTCATCGACTCGGCGCTGACGCAGCTGCGCGCGAAGCTCGATGCGGCGAAGATCGCGATCTCGCGCAACTACATCGCCGGCCCGACCGTGCAGGCCGATGCCGAGAAGCTCCGGCAGGTGTTCGCCAACCTCGTCGACAACGCGATCGATGCGCTCGCGACCATCCCGGAGGGCCGGCGGATCGACCTCTTCCTGGAGAACGGCGACGGGCTCGCCACGGTCCGGGTGCGCGACAACGGCTGCGGCATCCCGTCCGAGAAGCTCGACCGGATCTTCAACCCGTTCTTCACCACCAAGGAGAAGGGCACCGGCCTCGGGATGGCGATCTCGAAGAAGATCGTCGAGGCCCACGAGGGCGCGATCGAGGTGGCGAGCGAGGTCGGGCGCGGGACCGAGTTCAAGGTCAT contains:
- a CDS encoding TetR/AcrR family transcriptional regulator, with translation MSGVPAEEAEAQAQGTRERLLRAAAAVIQEGGWGSASVGAIALRAGVAAGTLYRHFASKAELFVEVFRAVSQREVAAMRAASAHAGSVPERFEAVVATYAGRALRNRRLAWALVYEPVDPLVDAERLAYRRDYRENMARLLREGIESGAMPVHDADLAAAAVVGVIAETLVGPLSPVADVTRSEEDIVAAIVSLCRRVVGLPTRTDGARRPRPRPASQRRLRRRRRESAR
- a CDS encoding ribbon-helix-helix protein, CopG family, producing the protein MALSLRLDPETERLVNRLARTRGQTKSDVLREALRALAREQAAPRSGPTVYDAIAHHIGCFDSGGLNLSAKTGRRFAVLLAERKRERRSR
- a CDS encoding PIN domain-containing protein; amino-acid sequence: MSGVLVDAGPLVALLDRSDQHHRACVEVSRRVRGPLVSVWPALTEAMYLLGNSAEAQDALWDMLETRAVLLATLDLADVPRMRELMRKYRDRPMDLADAALVRVAEREKIRTVFTVDRGDFEVYRPSRSGRFAIIPR
- a CDS encoding GHKL domain-containing protein translates to MPFFGFLMAAFLFCHFNRRLRHYRRRIGDGDTCGDGWNRQWGEQWQRHARRAARRAAREATRWGRQAAEPAKSLSPEEEALRRARRRAGAQAGFYAHLMSYLGVIAFLALINLFTTRYPWFIWPAFGWGIGLFSHWMAVFGSHLVRERYFDPAVERELRRERATMQTEKQASIDELSSSIAHEIRNPIAAAKSLVQQMGEDPTSVENVEYAKVALEELERVEHRVSHLLKYAKEEDYSFALVNLANVIDSALTQLRAKLDAAKIAISRNYIAGPTVQADAEKLRQVFANLVDNAIDALATIPEGRRIDLFLENGDGLATVRVRDNGCGIPSEKLDRIFNPFFTTKEKGTGLGMAISKKIVEAHEGAIEVASEVGRGTEFKVMLPLPARS